TAATGTCATACCATAAGCAGCACTCTCTTTCAAGAAAAGGAACCGGGGGAAAACGTTCAAAACGTATTGTAGGACATTTGTTTGGAATATTTGATATTTGAGTTTTGATATTATGTAGAAAATAGCGCATCCCAGATACATCATCAGGACATCGGCGTCGGACTTTCCTGTAGCAAACCGTCGTGAGGGAAAGGCAGCAGAGAGCGGAGAGCTGAGAGCCAAGGGTAAACTCAACAAACCCAATGAACGCGAGCGATATAAACCAGCCCACACAGTGGGTGAGAAGGGGAGTCTCTTCGGGCTTTGCCCGAAGAGGGGGCGACGTAAGCCCCGGTAACAGCGCCGCTGGAGCTTAAATGAGCGTGTTTGCGGGGAAAGCCCGACGCCGATGTCCAACCATTGCGTAGATTTGACATTTTCCTTCGGAATAGGTGATTATTGTGTCATGGATAAACCTGCGTGGTGGTTCATCTTCAAGGGACACCGATTGCTGACGTATAACGATCACGGCACAATGTCCGTCCCTTTCCTGCGCGATGCGGGAGGATTGCAATTAAATTCATTGAGAATACAATCCCTTGGCAGGATCAACGACGCGCAGTGCTTCGCGGCAGAGCTGCCTGAGACCGTTGAAGCGCCTCAGGACATGGCCTTTTATGGTTTAAGGGGTCTTTTCGGAGCCCTCGACGAGAACCTCTATGGTATGGCAATCAGGGCACTGGGGCTGATAAATTGGGACAGGACCTCTCAATTTTGCAGCCAGTGCGGAGCAAAGATCGAGAGCAGGGCCGGCATCCCCGGAAAGGAGTGTACCGGGTGCGGTTTCATCAGTTTCCCCCGCATCTCTCCGGCAGTTATCGTTCTCGTTGAGAAAGGAAATAAACTTCTTCTCGCCAGGGCCAGCAGGTTTAAAGAGGATATTTACAGTGTCATTGCCGGTTTCGTCGAGCCGGGAGAAACCCTTGAAGATGTTGTGAGGCGTGAGGTGAAGGAAGAAACAGGGATAGACGTACGGGAGATCCGTTATTTCGGAAGCCAGCCGTGGCCTTTCCCTGATTCGCTTATGATCGGCTTTACAGCCCGGTATGCCGGTGGTGAGATAAGAATTGATGGTGACGAGATAGTCGAAGCGCAATGGTTTGATGTCAACAACCTGCCAAGCATCCCGGGAAAGATCAGCATTGCCAGATCGTTGATAGACTGGTTTATCGAGAAACATTCAAAAAAGGACGATGCCGGGATATGAAGGCAATCGTCTTTGACAATATACTCAGCTTCACCGAAGATCACCCGCTGCCGGAACTCAACAAGGCAAATGAGGCCCTCATCAAAGTAAGGGTAGCCGGTATCTGCAACACAGATCTTGAGATCATAAAAGGATACATGGGTTTCAAGGGTATCCCGGGTCATGAGTTTGTCGGCATTGTCGAAAAGGTTGATGAGCGCGACGGGGCGTTGATCGGTAAGAGGGTTGTTGGTGAGATCAACTGTGTATGCGGAGTATGTGATTACTGCATTGGCGGTCTCTCACGACATTGCCCCCAAAGAACGACCCTCGGGATATCGGGGAGGGACGGGGCATTTGCAGAGTACCTTACACTGCCCGTAGAAAACCTTCATGAGGTCCCTGACAATATCGCCGATGAAGAGGCGGTCTTTACTGAACCGTTGGCTGCCGCATTCGAGATACTGGAACAGGTGGATATAAAACCGACTGACAAAATCATCGTCCTCGGTGACGGGAAGCTCGGGCTTCTTTGCGCATTCGTCCTCGCACTCACAGGGACAGAGATCGCGCTTGCAGGCAACCACGAGCATAAACTTGCCATTGCGCGGGAAGCGGGCATTGCAGCGTATCCTGCGAACGACCTTCCCATTGGCAGAAAATATGATGTCGTCGTTGAAGCAACGGGGACCCCGGCGGGTCTTGAGAGCGCCCTTGAACTTGTGAGACCGAGGGGCACGATTGTCTTGAAGAGCACCGTGGCTTCAACGAGAGAGGTCGACCTCAACAGGATCATTATCGACGAGGTCACTCTTTTGGGCTCACGGTGCGGGCCATTCGAACCCGCGCTGCGGGCACTATCGGATAAAACTATTAACGTCAAACCGCTTATCAGCGGGATATTCCCGGCTAGCAGGGCGCTTGATGCCTTTGCGGCGGCCGTCCAAAAGGGCAGCCTCAAGGTCCTCATCGATTTCCGGTAAAGGAGAGAGAAGAGGCATCATGGAAAAGATAAACCCAGATTTTCCATTAGGACGAACACCGATGTCGGAATATCCATCGCAAACACGCTCATTCCGCTCCAGCGGCTCCAATCGCTCGCGTTCGGCTTCGGAACTTTTGCTTACGCAAAAGACCAAGCTTCCTTGCCTCACGACGGTTTGCTCAGGACAATCCGACATCGGTGCGAATGACGTATTAGGGATAAAGATCGGCATCAGCACGTGCCTTCTCGGCGAGAAGGTCAGATACGACGGCGGTCACAAGCATGACCGCTATATCACCGACACCCTCGGCCAATATTTTGATTGGGTCCCTGTCTGCCCGGAGGTGGGCTGCGGCCTTCCTGTACCGAGGGAGGCGATGCGGCTCGTCGGTGATCCTGAAGATCCAAGGCTCCTTACTATCAGGACCGGCATCGACCACACGGGCCGTATGAAAGAGTGGACACTGCGACAATTGGATGACCTCGCGAAGGAAAACCTGTCCGGGTTTATCTTTAAGAGCAGGTCGCCCAGTTCCGGCATGCAGGGTGTCAAGGTCTACAGTGAGAGCGGCATGCCAAGCCATAGAGGGGTCGGGCTCTTTGCGAAGGCCTTTATGAAACGATTCCCCTTGCTCCCCGTTGAAGACGACGGACGTCTGAACGACCCGGGGCTGAGGGAGAATTTTATTGAGAGGGTCTTTGTCTTTAAAAGGTGGCAGGAATTTCTCAAAAAGGGGGGTTCGCCGCGCGACCTCGTCAATTTCCATACCGGCCACAAACTCCTCGTCATGGCGCACAGTCCTCAACACCTCACAAAGCTTGGGCAATATGTTGCCGATCCCAGGGGACATAGCGGGAGATTAAATGACGTTTATATCGAAACCATGATGGAAGGGCTGCGCCTTGCCGCCACACCGAGAAAGAACACCAATGTCCTTTCGCACATCATGGGCTACTTCAAAAAATATCTTACGATTGACGAAAAACAGGAATTGCTGGAGATCATAGAACGTTACCATAAAGGGCTCATCCCCCTCGTAGTCCCTATAACGATCCTCAATCACTACGTGCGGAAATACAATGAGCCGTACCTGAAAACACAGCACTACCTGAACCCGCATCCCCTCGAACTAATGCTCCGCAATCACGTGTAACGCGATAAAGGCAGTGAATAGTGAACGGTGAATGGTGAATAGCAAAAAGCCGTCAGCAGTCAGCACACAGCCGTCAGCAATAAGTAAGGTCTGTCTGGTCTATTTAGTCTTGTTCGTCTTAACCTTGAACGTTGAACATAGAACGTTGAACAGGTGTTTCCTTACGACTTACGGATGTTCCGATTTCTGCTCTTCTGATTTTCATCGTCCCTCGTCCTAGCGCAGCGGACGTCCCTCGTCCCTCGGTCTTTATCCCTCTGCTCTTATCGCCAGCATCGAGTATCGAGTGACGAGTGTCAAGTATCCAGCATCCGGAAAAAGACATATTATCTTTTACTCCGTAATATCAGCAAAGACCATTTAACAGACATTTTCATGCTGCATTTTGTAGAAAAGACAGGAATATTTTGATTGATTTTTCTTTTGTCTGGGATATCATGTAAGAAAATACCAAGTTGGTATATTAAGTGTTGGGTGACAAAGAGCAGAAATGACAGCTGAAGAAAGAGAAGCCTTGGAAGAGAATATCGCGGCCTTTTTGTCCGCCTTTGATGAGCATATAAGGATCATAGCCGGAATCCAAGTCAACCGTAATCCAA
The Syntrophorhabdaceae bacterium genome window above contains:
- the nudC gene encoding NAD(+) diphosphatase, producing MDKPAWWFIFKGHRLLTYNDHGTMSVPFLRDAGGLQLNSLRIQSLGRINDAQCFAAELPETVEAPQDMAFYGLRGLFGALDENLYGMAIRALGLINWDRTSQFCSQCGAKIESRAGIPGKECTGCGFISFPRISPAVIVLVEKGNKLLLARASRFKEDIYSVIAGFVEPGETLEDVVRREVKEETGIDVREIRYFGSQPWPFPDSLMIGFTARYAGGEIRIDGDEIVEAQWFDVNNLPSIPGKISIARSLIDWFIEKHSKKDDAGI
- a CDS encoding DUF523 and DUF1722 domain-containing protein; the encoded protein is MEKINPDFPLGRTPMSEYPSQTRSFRSSGSNRSRSASELLLTQKTKLPCLTTVCSGQSDIGANDVLGIKIGISTCLLGEKVRYDGGHKHDRYITDTLGQYFDWVPVCPEVGCGLPVPREAMRLVGDPEDPRLLTIRTGIDHTGRMKEWTLRQLDDLAKENLSGFIFKSRSPSSGMQGVKVYSESGMPSHRGVGLFAKAFMKRFPLLPVEDDGRLNDPGLRENFIERVFVFKRWQEFLKKGGSPRDLVNFHTGHKLLVMAHSPQHLTKLGQYVADPRGHSGRLNDVYIETMMEGLRLAATPRKNTNVLSHIMGYFKKYLTIDEKQELLEIIERYHKGLIPLVVPITILNHYVRKYNEPYLKTQHYLNPHPLELMLRNHV
- a CDS encoding alcohol dehydrogenase catalytic domain-containing protein, with translation MKAIVFDNILSFTEDHPLPELNKANEALIKVRVAGICNTDLEIIKGYMGFKGIPGHEFVGIVEKVDERDGALIGKRVVGEINCVCGVCDYCIGGLSRHCPQRTTLGISGRDGAFAEYLTLPVENLHEVPDNIADEEAVFTEPLAAAFEILEQVDIKPTDKIIVLGDGKLGLLCAFVLALTGTEIALAGNHEHKLAIAREAGIAAYPANDLPIGRKYDVVVEATGTPAGLESALELVRPRGTIVLKSTVASTREVDLNRIIIDEVTLLGSRCGPFEPALRALSDKTINVKPLISGIFPASRALDAFAAAVQKGSLKVLIDFR